The Pararhizobium sp. IMCC21322 sequence ATCGAAATCTGCTTGGAGTTGTCGACCGAATGCAGCGTGTCGGACACAGTATTTGCAAGTGTGGCACGGCGTGTTTCGACGCCCAGAATGAGCTGGTTTACGCCCGCAATTGCATTGAGGCGCGTGTTGAACGACGGGAGGAATTCATCAAGATCAGCTGAATTTTTTGCCGTCATCCGCGCAATTCCGGAGACGAGCGCCAGAAGGTTCTTCACCCTGTGAGCCATCTCCTTAGCTGTCATTTCGGCTTGGAACTCAGCTGCTTTCAGAGCACTAATATCCCAATTGACACCGGCAAAGTGCGTATGAGAGGTTCCCGAAAGGGAAACAGCATCGCCACGCGCACCCAGCCAGATCGTAGTGCCGTCATCCCTGCAATAGCGAAATTCATGTCGAAATGTGGTGTTCGTCCGCAGCGCTTGCTCCACCGCTTCCTTCATACCAAGCAAATCCTCTTTATGGATGTTGCTGAAAAAATTATCTGCCAGAATAAGCCCGTTCGATGAACTGAGGCCAGTCAATGATTGTTGGACCACGTCAATATACAGCTCGTCGGTTGCCAGATCCCAGAACCACACCCCCAACCCGGCGGCCTCTAAAGCTTGAGAGAGCCAGGGCGCCGAAAAATTTTCGGCCGTCGCTTTGATATTCATATTTTGTTTGCCATCTTTTAAGACGTTTGGAACTGTTTGTAGTTCCACGCGTTGTTTAGGCACCCGCTTTAAGAATAACGAATTTTATTAAAACTGGAACAGACAAATGCCAGAACCACAAACATTACTGATTGTCGAGGATGATCCCTTCATTGCCATGGATATGGAAACTGAGTTTTCCGATCGTGGCTACAGGGTTGTGGCAGTGGCACAAACTGTTTCCGCCGCCAGCGCGATTCTGGAACACTCGGCGCCCGATTTCGCCATTCTTGACTACAACCTCGGCGATGATACGAGCGTTCTGATCGCGAGGAAGCTAAACGAGGCCGACATTCCGTTTGTATTTGTCACCGGTCGCCCGGATGCAGTCGCCAGCGATGAAGAGGCACCCGATGCACCGATCTACTGCAAGCCGGTTAATTTCGACGAGATTGAGAAAACGCATTTGGCAAACTAGGGTCTGGACTCAATTGGGCTCGGATCCTGGGTTATGAGTTCTCTGGAAACA is a genomic window containing:
- a CDS encoding response regulator — translated: MPEPQTLLIVEDDPFIAMDMETEFSDRGYRVVAVAQTVSAASAILEHSAPDFAILDYNLGDDTSVLIARKLNEADIPFVFVTGRPDAVASDEEAPDAPIYCKPVNFDEIEKTHLAN
- a CDS encoding sensor histidine kinase; protein product: MNIKATAENFSAPWLSQALEAAGLGVWFWDLATDELYIDVVQQSLTGLSSSNGLILADNFFSNIHKEDLLGMKEAVEQALRTNTTFRHEFRYCRDDGTTIWLGARGDAVSLSGTSHTHFAGVNWDISALKAAEFQAEMTAKEMAHRVKNLLALVSGIARMTAKNSADLDEFLPSFNTRLNAIAGVNQLILGVETRRATLANTVSDTLHSVDNSKQISMDVSEFELNPRAAQTLVLALNELATNAVKYGALAVPEGKVDLSIQVNPAADSFILRWDENRPEPLAEHGDKKGFGSQVLKSLTKATYNGQPEFLWRSNGMTYQCVWKASEMSFGHAPQA